One Micromonas commoda chromosome 7, complete sequence genomic window carries:
- a CDS encoding predicted protein: MMIKVKTLTGKEIEIDIEPTDSIERIKERVEEKEGIPPVQQRLIFGGKQMNDDKIAKDYNIEGGSVLHLVLALRGGC, from the exons ATGATG ATCAAGGTGAAGACCCTGACGGGCAAGGAGATTGAGATCGACATCGAACCCACCGACTCCATCGAGCGTATcaaggagcgcgtcgaggagaaggagggcATCCCGCCGGTCCAGCAGAG GCTGATCTTCGGAGGTAAGCAGATGAACGACGATAAGATCGCGAAGGACTATAACATCGAGGGCGGTTCGGTGCTTCACCTGGTGCTGGCGCTGCGCGGGGGTTGCTGA
- a CDS encoding predicted protein, with translation MVSLGCPKNTVDGEVMLGDLFANGFDIIDEHEDADAIIVNTCGFVEDAKNESVDAILAAAAMKAEQEQGGKKKKVIVTGCLAQRYAEELADEMPEVDVVMGFENYKDLPNTLGEQLGVETGAAADGAKRGRVRVGTASPPFRPEALRKRLTPQHYAYLRVAEGCDHKCTFCAIPGFRGKFRSKPWDPIIEEAKALADTGARELCLIAEDTNQWGMDLKASDGRGLAELLEALAVIDGVEWIRILYAYPSYFSDPLIDAIADIPQVAKYIDIPLQHITNLSLLRMNRPPRQHTEDLLYKLRDRIPGLALRTTFISGFPGETEEEHEDLMRFCREFKFERLGAFAYSEEDGTPAATYPDQVEQAVRDLRRDQLIAQQQQISEDFAASRVGREVDVIIDGYNPEFDAWTGRTSLEAPDIDPIVFVADPTGGQRALEMGQMRRCKIVGTSLFDLEANLVD, from the coding sequence ATGGTCTCCCTGGGATGCCCGAAGAACACCGTGGACGGTGAGGTCATGCTCGGCGACCTCTTCGCCAACGGCTTCGACATCATCGACGAGCACGAGGATGCGGACGCAATCATCGTGAACACCTGCGGgttcgtcgaggacgccaagaACGAGAGCGTggacgccatcctcgccgccgccgcgatgaaggCGGAGCAGGAGCAGGGTGgaaagaagaagaaggtcATCGTCACCGGATGCCTGGCGCAGAGgtacgcggaggagctcgcggacgagatgcCCGAGGTTGACGTGGTCATGGGGTTCGAAAACTACAAGGACTTGCCGAACACGCTCGGCGAGCAGCTCGGGGtggagacgggcgcggcggcggacggggccAAGCGCGGAAGGGTGCGAGTTggcaccgcgtcgcccccgttcAGGCCCGAGGCCTTGCGCAAGCGCCTCACCCCGCAGCACTACGCCTACCTCAGGGTCGCGGAGGGTTGCGACCACAAGTGCACGTTTTGCGCCATCCCGGGGTTCAGGGGGAAGTTCCGGTCCAAGCCGTGGGACCCGAtcatcgaggaggccaaggcgctcgcggacacCGGCGCCAGGGAGCTGTGCCTCATCGCGGAGGACACCAACCAGTGGGGAATGGACCTCAAggcgagcgacgggcgcgggctggcggagctgctcgaggctctcgccgtgatcgacggcgtcgagtgGATCAGGATCCTCTACGCGTACCCGTCCTACTTCTCCGACCCGctcatcgacgccatcgcggacaTCCCCCAGGTGGCCAAGTACATCGACATCCCGCTGCAGCACATCACCAACCTGTCCCTGCTGCGCATGAACCGGCCGCCCCGACAGCACACGGAGGACTTGCTCTACAAGCTCAGGGATCGCATCCCCGGCCTCGCTTTGCGCACCACGTTCATCAGCGGCTTCCCCGGGgagaccgaggaggagcacgaGGACCTGATGAGATTCTGCAGGGAGTTCAAGTTCGagcggctcggcgcgtttGCCTactccgaggaggacgggacccccgcggcgacgtacccgGACCAGGTGGAGCAGGCGGTGAGGGACCTGCGCCGGGACCAGCTCATCgcccagcagcagcagatcTCCGAGGACTttgcggcgtcgcgcgtcgggcgggagGTTGACGTCATCATCGACGGGTACAACCCGGAGTTTGACGCGTGGACCGGGCGGACGAGCCTGGAGGCGCCAGACATCGATCCCATCGTCTTCGTGGCGGACCCGACGGGCGGGCAGCGGGCGCTGGAGATGGGGCAGATGAGGCGGTGCAAGATCGTGGGCACCTCGCTGTTCGACCTGGAGGCGAACCTCGTGGACTGA
- a CDS encoding predicted protein — translation MDDAAKAAKRAEIEAKVAAMKAEQKKQEEQKAAYFGEHQGITCDGCGAVPIIGYRFRCKNCPNHDICEACHERWDNGKGSMANGLAKQQISLDPKDHDFFIHKERGFKPLVKTAGPTQKSEKKLKVSTRTLQAALIRETPAPEPIVISFCTVAHRVDSPNLRATPAMTGEEVRLWSLLVNELQGLRVLFIEMMTVAVWSK, via the exons atggacgacgccgccaaggctgcgaagCGCGCCGAGATCGAGGCCAAGGTGGCCGCGATGAAGGCCGAGCAGAAGAAGCaggag GAACAGAAGGCTGCGTACTTTGGCGAGCACCAGGGCATCACCTGCGACGGCTGCGGGGCGGTGCCCATAATTGGCTACAGGTTCAGGTGCAAGAACTGCCCCAACCACGACATCTGCGAGGCTTGCCACGAGCGTTGGGACAACGGCAAGGGCTCGATGGCAAACGGGCTCGCCAAGCAGCAGATATCTCTAGACCCAAAGGACCACGACTTCTTCATCCACAAGGAGCGCGGGTTCAAGCCCCTCGTCAAGACCGCGGGACCGACGCAGAAGAGCGAGAAGAAGCTCAAGGTGAGCACCCGAACCCTCCAGGCTGCTCTCATTCGCGAGActcccgcgcccgaaccAATCGTCATCAGTTTTTGTACcgtcgcccatcgcgtcgacTCGCCCAACCTTCGTGCAACCCCGGCGATGACTG gcgaagaagtGCGGCTGTGGAGCCTTCTCGTGAACGAGTTGCAGGGGTTAAGAGTTTTATTCATCGAAATGATGACTGTGGCAGTTTGGTCGAAATAG
- a CDS encoding predicted protein: MARGGGGRAAEHVGRRTSSCVFADNIAKASIAAYNAALASVPEPARSDAFGGGRQTVLAAVVARDERLDALRVVSLGAGTKFMSAVDIEADAEAGARVRDSHAEVLARRGLKRFLYAQLAAEAGRSHREPSPVATGRKRTREREDPASFTAPATEPGSRSARDNASQTWSVLERAGERYRVRPSVTFHLYTSSAPCGNATVKRWAKGAKERFVDGLGAFETPPGSDDHGRPSWSAVKEGQIAFLYKKDPGSTACEPSEPRGTGLGADKADETEKDVASGNRAIASGGGSGDVGRFVPPGASTTGRVLTCSDKLATWSCVGLQGALLTEFLAEPVYLASVTVGRKFNQAILRRALCCRVHRFIDPNGAERSAKETERRAKETEQAKGSSPSSPSSPSSSFGVRHPSVMCTAVPFDLGAYAEGEGAVFDRREALAWWLEDGGPTSMTATRARGTSRDDELSGDEDDGVVGGIVGVGVSVGVGGRWEVLDGRAGVRLMPDGRGPSSLSRVSLLATHRFVVENLGRGDVELGRGDAAGGTYADAKRSAGEASGTMDKSRVVSTFKPFFGDSKKAANVEETPVEARMRKALVHTLVKHSMRCATVKGEDRAALVIQRYWRSYAAARVLRRLRWAARRKALREGTVATILGLPFAVARTGLKGTYLALRSFLMTFTVFRMLAGTVGRIPVSLYRALISAEGAVGVSGAATLAAVDCVLVRGTYFRGNFQDYVALYVATFMFCDLFLPGFVLGPYRAVGAGARRGARLAARRGVFFAAENAPDAKAKNTVLRTGVFLGLVTEDEAKPKPIVSDADLPNDPDLLKALKAAEKYAEASRQRADELQERLNAVEQMMKMFGEMSEHQYNTAKEIASEATRRLESTTNVDERIDKRFEDMTLMLREARDEGRAEGFTEARNELQRFGSLEDEIAAMSPEARAIVEKGLREGMEHGVVKGMQLEKERRRKAAISYKIKRALGLASSNSPEDAKKRAAQASLEHLKSHIREGGAFPPAQQPRHRRSGSKTSNNSR; the protein is encoded by the exons ATggcccgaggaggcggcgggcgcgccgccgagcacgtGGGCAGGCGCACATCGTCATGCGTCTTCGCCGATAACATCGCGAaggcctccatcgccgcctaCAACGCCGCACTCGCGTCCgtgcccgagcccgcgcgatCCGATGCGTTCGGGGGAGGTCGACAGACGGTGCTCGCGGCTGTCGTGGCGCGTGACGAGCGCCTGGACGCGCTCAGGGTGGTGTCGCTGGGCGCGGGGACCAAGTTTatgtccgcggtggacatcgaggcggacgcggaagCGGGGGCGAGGGTCCGCGACAGCCacgcggaggtgctcgcgcgccgggggCTCAAGCGTTTCCTCtacgcgcagctcgccgccgaggctggacGCTCCCATCGCGAGccgtcccccgtcgcgaccggTCGCAAGCGCACGCGCGAGAGGGAGGACCCGGcctccttcaccgcgccggcgacggaacCTGGAAGCCGTTCGGCACGCGACAACGCGTCCCAAACGTGGTcggtgctcgagcgcgccggcgagcgatATCGCGTCCGTCCTTCCGTCACCTTCCACCTGTAcacgtcctccgcgccctgcgGCAACGCGACCGTCAAGCGGTGGGCCAAGGGCGCGAAGGAGCGATTCGtggacggcctcggcgccttcGAGACACCGCCGGGGTCCGACGACCACGGACGCCCGAGCTGGAGCGCGGTGAAGGAGGGGCAGATCGCGTTCCTGTACAAGAAAGACCCGGGGTCGACCGCGTGCGAGCCGTCGGAACCGCGGGGCACAGGGCTCGGGGCCGATAAAGCCGACGAAACCGAGAAAGACGTCGCCTCGGGGAatcgcgcgatcgcgtccggcggcggcagcggcgacgtcggacgCTTCGTTCCCCCCGGAGCGTCCACGACTGGGCGGGTGCTGACGTGCAGCGACAAGCTCGCGACGTGGTCGTGCGTCGGGCTCCAGGGCGCGTTGCTGACGGAGTTCCTTGCCGAGCCGGTGTacctcgcgtccgtcacgGTCGGTCGCAAGTTTAACCAGGCCATCCTGAGGCGCGCGCTGTGCTGCCGCGTCCACCGGTTCATAGACCccaacggcgccgagcgaagCGCAAAGGAGACTGAACGACGCGCAAAGGAGACTGAACAGGCGAAgggctcgtcgccctcgtcgccctcgtcgccctcgtcgtcgttcggggtGCGACATCCGAGTGTGATGTGCACGGCCGTACCCTTCGACCTGGGCGCGTACGCGGAAGGGGAGGGCGCGGTGTTCGATCGAcgggaggcgctcgcgtggtGGCTGGAAGATGGTGGACCGACAAGtatgacggcgacgcgggcgagagggacgtcgagggacgacgagctctcgggggacgaggacgacggcgtcgtcggcggcatcgtcggcgtcggcgtcagcgtgggcgtgggcggTCGGTGGGAGGTTCTCGacggccgcgccggggtgagGTTGATGCCCGACGGCCGTGGACCGTCTTCGCTGTCTCGCGTCTCGTTGCTCGCGACGCATCgattcgtcgtcgagaaCCTCGGACGGGGGGACGTGGAACTGggacgcggggacgcggcggggggaacgtacgcggacgcgaaacgatcggcgggggaggcgagCGG CACCATGGACAAGTCCCGCGTGGTGTCCACCTTCAAGCCCTTCTTCGGCGACTCCAAGAAGGCTGCCAACGTCGAGGAGACCCCGGTGGAGGCGAGGATGCGGAAGGCCCTGGTGCACACGCTGGTGAAGCACTCGATGAGATGCGCGACGGTCAAGGGTgaggaccgcgcggcgctcgtcatcCAGAGGTACTGGCGCAgctacgccgcggcgcgggtgctcCGACGCCTGCGTTGGGCCGCCAGGAGAAAGGCGCTGAGGGAGgggaccgtcgcgacgataCTCGGCTTgcccttcgccgtcgcgaggaccGGTCTCAAGGGCACGTACCTCGCGCTCAGGTCCTTCCTGATGACGTTCACCGTCTTCAGGATGCTCGCGGGTACCGTCGGGCGCATCCCCGTGTCGCTGTATCGTGCGCTCATcagcgccgagggcgcggtgggtgtgagcggcgcggcgaccctcgcggcggttgaCTGCGTCCTGGTCAGGGGCACGTACTTCCGCGGCAACTTTCAGGACTACGTCGCGCTCTACGTGGCGACGTTCATGTTCTGCGACCTGTTCCTCCCCGGGTTCGTCCTCGGGCCGTACAGGGccgtgggcgcgggggcgaggaggggcgccaggttggcggcgcggcgcggggtgtttttcgccgcggagaatgCTCCGGATGCCAAGGCGAAGAACACGGTGCTGCGAACAGGCGTCTTCCTCGGGCTCGTgaccgaggacgaggccaaACCCAAGCCCATCGTCAGCGACGCGGACCTTCCAAACGATCCGGATCTTCTCAAGGCGCTCAAAGCGGCGGAGAagtacgccgaggcgagcAGGCAGCGCGCGGATGAGCTCCAGGAACGACTCAACGCGGTGGAGCAGATGATGAAGATGTTTGGAGAGATGTCTGAGCACCAGTACAACACCGCGAAGGAGatcgcgagcgaggcgacgcgcaggcTCGAGAGCACCACCAACGTGGACGAGCGCATCGACAAGAGGTTCGAGGACATGACCCTGAtgctccgcgaggcgcgggacgAGGGCAGGGCGGAGGGGTTCACGGAGGCAAGGAACGAACTTCAACGATTCGGGTCGCTGGAGGATgagatcgccgcgatgagcccggaggcgcgggccATCGTCGAGAAGGGCCTCAGAGAGGGCATGGAACACGGGGTGGTCAAGGGCATGCAGCTGGAGAAGGAACGCAGGAGGAAGGCTGCGATTTCCTACAAGATTAAGCGGGCGCTGGGGCTGGCGTCCAGCAACTCACCAGAGGATGCGaagaagcgcgccgcgcaggccaGTTTGGAGCACCTCAAGTCGCacatccgcgagggcggcgcgtttCCCCCGGCGCAGCAacctcgtcaccgacgctCGGGCTCCAAGACTTCGAACAActcgcggtga
- a CDS encoding predicted protein, translated as MEDAHRREIARLREMHASELAGVRGDLALRARMASSRDGRDGGRSPAHPFEGRAGGPIGDDAGASGAGTGHPHEPASRSHDRPGVPTARAIAELERNEGRMRPSERVDAKVRGWNVPDAVGVGVDPSEGTIEWDATRPPGRDTPTGGTGTGTQQSQWQGTQRKYAPSETGSERSGRSRAGTAAQVAAALRGGGATAVEALLRNGDFDPVDGARIGAFPGQGSVPRPSKSSRTMTVAQLVVRGFTRAEAAESLDALGDDVDVDTAHEWLTDRDLTGGLAT; from the coding sequence ATGGAGGACGCGCACAGACGGGAGATCGCCCGCCTCAGGGAGATGCACGCGTCGGAGCTGGCCGGCGTGAGGGGTGACCTCGCGCTGAGGGCGAGGATGGCCTCCTCGAGAGACGGTCGAGACGGAGGACGAAGCCCCGCACACCCAttcgagggacgcgcggggggcccaatcggggacgacgccggggcttCGGGGGCGGGCACCGGGCACCCCCACGaaccggcgtcgcggtcccACGATCGCCCCGGGgtccccaccgcgcgcgcgatcgccgagctTGAGAGGAACGAGGGTCGCATGCGCCCCTCGGAGAGGGTCGACGCGAAGGTTCGCGGCTGGAACGttcccgacgccgtcggggttgGGGTCGACCCGAGCGAGGGGACCATTGAatgggacgcgacgcgaccgcccgGGAGGGACACCCCGACCGGAGGAACCGGGACCGGGACGCAGCAGAGCCAGTGGCAAGGCACGCAGCGCAAGTACGCCCCGTCGGAGACTGGCAGCGAGCGAAGCGGGCGGAGCCGGGCGGgaaccgcggcgcaggttgccgcggcgctgcgcgggggcggcgcgacggcggtcgaAGCGCTGCTGCGGAACGGCGACTTTGACCCGGTGGACGGCGCCCGGATCGGTGCGTTCCCCGGGCAGGGAAGCGTCCCGCGTCCGAGCAAGTCGAGCCGCACGATGACCGTGGCGCAGCTGGTCGTCCGCGGGTTCACCCgagcggaggctgcggagtcgctcgacgcgctgggcgacgacgtggacgtcgacaCGGCGCACGAGTGGCTGACGGACCGCGACTTGACGGGCGGGCTCGCGACGTGA
- a CDS encoding predicted protein (Encodes a small protein with hydroxyproline-rich glycoprotein (HRGP) motifs), producing the protein MSAVVWGIVGGVLLVSMLCGLWYSRCSENERRRREEGLPTTWHPSLTGSYDPRGPRHAEFGPPPVQAPMYAPYPPQPYGAQPAYVVQPGYPAPPQPMPPQQAPIPMYTATVPAQAGVKQ; encoded by the coding sequence ATGTCGGCGGTCGTGTGGGGCATCGTGGGTGGTGTGCTCCTGGTCTCTATGCTCTGCGGGCTGTGGTACTCGCGCTGCTCTGAGAAcgaacgccgacggcgcgaggaagGTCTTCCCACTACCTGGCACCCCTCGCTCACGGGGAGCTACGATCCGAGGGGTCCCCGGCACGCGGAGTTcggaccgccgccggtgcaGGCGCCCATGTACGCGCCGTATCCCCCGCAGCCTTACGGCGCTCAGCCAGCCTACGTGGTCCAGCCGGGATATCCCGCCCCACCCCAGCCGATGCCCCCACAGCAGGCGCCGATACCCATGTACACCGCCACCGTACCGGCTCAGGCGGGGGTCAAGCAGTGA
- a CDS encoding predicted protein, whose product MFPRLSIRSSGTRVSMRAPVVGRKVEKTVVAAVKDRAAPARYEAVILMKPGVEDSVRTAEVEKLKAMFMEGGATEFEVTDKGLVNNAYEIKGFADSHQYMIHTQCPRGTAKKVQNYLDEPVIGQEEVVLRYMFFKEK is encoded by the coding sequence ATGTTCCCCCGCCTTTCTATCCGTTCCTCAGGCACCCGCGTCTCCAtgcgcgcccccgtcgtggGTCGCAAAGTTGAGAAGAcagtcgtcgcggcggtgaaggatcgcgccgcccccgccaggTACGAGGCTGTGATCCTCATGaagcccggcgtcgaggactcCGTCCGCACGGCCGAGGTGGAGAAGCTCAAGGCCATGTTCATGGAGGGTGGCGCCACGGAGTTCGAGGTGACTGACAAGGGCCTGGTGAACAACGCGTACGAGATCAAGGGCTTCGCGGATTCCCACCAGTACATGATCCACACCCAGTGCCCCCGCGGCACCGCCAAGAAGGTCCAGAACTACCTCGACGAGCCCGTCATCGGTCAAGAGGAGGTTGTGCTCCGATACATGTTCTTCAAGGAGAAGTaa
- a CDS encoding predicted protein has protein sequence MAPELSAERARLSIPKGVLFEGPPGTGKTLLAKAIAGEAGVPFFYANGSEFVEMFVGVAAKRVRDLFKRARQVSPSIIFIDELDTIGRSRALYGNMDSATQEREAGLLQLLVELDGFDTKANAGVDQEMVLVMGATNLSAQLDPALLRSGRFERSFHIGVPKRHKDRLAILQVHAKKLNIPREGDHKWESDALLNRAADLTDGYSGASLAALLNEASILSVRADREFVNLSDVERVIER, from the coding sequence ATGGCGCCCGAGCTgagcgcggagcgcgccagGCTCAGCATCCCCAAGGGTGTGCTCTTCGAGGGCCCGCCCGGTACCGGCAAGACCCTCCTGGCCaaggccatcgcgggcgaggctggcgtcCCGTTCTTCTATGCCAACGGCTCCGAGTTCGTCGAGATGttcgtgggcgtcgcggcgaaacGGGTGAGAGACCTGTTCAAGCGCGCGAGGCaggtgtcgccgtcgatcatcttcatcgacgagctcgacacCATcggccgctcgcgcgctctCTACGGCAACATGGACAGCGCCACGCAGGAACGCGAGGCCGGTCTGCTGCaactcctcgtcgagctcgacgggtTCGACACCAAGGCTAACGCGGGCGTGGACCAGGAGATGGTGCTCGTGATGGGCGCCACCAACCTCAGCGCGCAGCTCGACCCGGCGCTCCTTCGCTCTGGTCGATTCGAGCGATCCTTCCACATCGGCGTTCCCAAGCGCCACAAGGACAGGCTCGCCATCCTCCAGGTGCACGCGAAGAAGCTCAACATCCCGCGAGAGGGTGATCACAAGTGGGAGTCCGACGCGCTGCTCAACCGAGCCGCGGATCTCACCGACGGATACAgcggcgcctcgctcgccgcgcttctCAACGAAGCATCCATCCTCTCCGTCAGGGCGGACAGGGAGTTCGTCAACCTCTCGGACGTGGAGCGCGTCATCGAGCGTAA